In Pleuronectes platessa chromosome 5, fPlePla1.1, whole genome shotgun sequence, a single genomic region encodes these proteins:
- the rab30 gene encoding ras-related protein Rab-30, which produces MSMEDYDYLFKIVLIGNAGVGKTCLVRRFTQGLFPPGQGATIGVDFMIKTVEIKGEKVKLQIWDTAGQERFRSITQSYYRSANALILTYDITCEDSFRCLPEWLREIEQYANNQVVTILVGNKIDLAEKREVLRQRAEDFAESQSMLYLETSAKESDNVEKLFLDLACELIREAKQNKLDNNDTAPMPGEGKAISYLSCCSLN; this is translated from the exons ATGAGCATGGAAGATTATGACTATCTGTTCAAGATAGTCCTGATAGGAAATGCTGGCGTTGGGAAGACGTGTCTTGTCCGGCGCTTTACTCAG GGCCTTTTCCCGCCTGGACAAGGGGCTACTATCGGAGTAGATTTCATGATTAAAACCGTGGAAATCAAAGGGGAGAAGGTCAAG CTGCAGATATGGGACACGGCTGGACAGGAGAGATTTCGCTCCATCACTCAGAGTTATTACCGTAGTGCCAACGCCCTCATTCTCACGTATGACATTACCTGTGAGGACTCCTTCAGGTGCCTTCCAGAGTGGCTGAGGGAGATTGAGCAGTATGCCAACAACCAAGTGGTGACTATACTAGTCG GTAATAAAATAGACCTGGCAGAGAAGCGGGAGGTCCTCAGACAGAGGGCTGAAGATTTCGCTGAGTCTCAGAGCATGCTGTATCTGGAGACCTCGGCCAAGGAGTCCGACAACGTGGAGAAACTGTTCCTGGACCTGGCCTGCGAACTCATCCGAGAGGCCAAGCAGAACAAGCTGGATAACAATGACACTGCCCCGATGCCCGGCGAGGGTAAAGCCATCAGTTActtgagctgctgcagcctcaaTTAG